A window of the Thermoleophilia bacterium SCSIO 60948 genome harbors these coding sequences:
- a CDS encoding DUF1295 domain-containing protein encodes MASLGTTMALAAGGLLVLWVATWALSLALRDASIADVVWGLAFVLTAWIAYAVGGGEDSRGLLAAVLTSVWGLRLAVHIGARKRREGEEDRRYREIRERVGDGFTLWSLPRIFLLQGAVAWIVSLPLFAAAAGTGSLGALSVAGAVVWVVGFGFEAIGDAQLARFGRDSANRGRVMDRGLWRYTRHPNYFGDVVVWCGMFLIGLDAGGWWAAVSPALMAYLLVRVTGKEMLERHLSKREGYADYVERTSGFVPLPPRSKAARRT; translated from the coding sequence ATGGCCTCGCTCGGCACCACGATGGCGCTCGCCGCGGGCGGCCTCTTGGTCCTGTGGGTCGCGACATGGGCCCTCTCGCTGGCGCTCCGCGACGCGTCGATCGCCGACGTCGTCTGGGGCCTGGCCTTCGTGCTCACGGCCTGGATCGCGTACGCCGTCGGCGGCGGCGAGGACTCGCGGGGGCTCCTCGCCGCGGTGCTGACCAGTGTGTGGGGTCTGCGCCTCGCCGTCCACATCGGCGCTCGCAAGCGTCGCGAGGGCGAGGAGGACCGGCGCTACCGGGAGATCCGCGAGCGGGTCGGCGACGGCTTCACCCTGTGGTCGCTGCCCCGGATCTTCCTGCTCCAGGGCGCGGTCGCCTGGATCGTCTCGCTCCCGCTGTTCGCGGCGGCGGCCGGAACCGGCTCTCTCGGAGCGCTGAGCGTCGCCGGCGCGGTCGTCTGGGTGGTGGGCTTCGGCTTCGAGGCGATCGGTGACGCCCAGCTCGCCCGCTTCGGCCGCGACTCCGCGAATCGCGGCCGCGTCATGGACCGCGGCCTGTGGCGCTACACGCGCCACCCGAACTACTTCGGCGACGTCGTGGTCTGGTGCGGGATGTTCCTGATCGGGCTCGACGCGGGCGGCTGGTGGGCGGCCGTCTCCCCCGCGCTGATGGCCTACCTGCTCGTCCGCGTCACCGGCAAGGAGATGCTCGAGCGCCACCTGTCCAAGCGCGAGGGCTACGCCGACTACGTCGAGCGGACCAGCGGCTTCGTGCCGCTGCCGCCGCGCTCGAAAGCCGCGCGCAGGACCTGA
- a CDS encoding PhzF family phenazine biosynthesis protein, whose product MIHAFKQIDVFGSERLGGNPVAVILDADELDGEEMQRLARWTNLSETTFVTAPSDPSRADYAVRIFTPSVELPFAGHPTLGTCHAWLEHNGHCRERKLLRQECAAGIVDIRRGRDGLAFAAPPMDRYGPLDDETLAFAADSLGVERAAVVDAHWVDNGPGCLALLLDSAERVLAIDSPSFCDLDIGVAGLYEGGATPAVEVRAFFPVAGSMREDPVTGSLNASLGRWLLDSGRVAGSYVASQGTALGRSGRVRIDPEGERIWVGGATRTYVDGSIDL is encoded by the coding sequence GTGATTCACGCCTTCAAGCAGATCGACGTCTTCGGCTCGGAGCGGCTCGGCGGCAATCCGGTGGCGGTGATCCTCGACGCCGACGAGCTCGACGGCGAGGAGATGCAGCGCCTCGCGCGCTGGACGAACCTCTCCGAGACGACCTTCGTCACGGCACCGAGCGATCCGTCGCGCGCCGACTACGCGGTCCGGATCTTCACGCCGTCGGTCGAGCTGCCGTTCGCCGGGCACCCGACCCTCGGGACCTGTCACGCCTGGCTCGAGCACAACGGACACTGCCGCGAGCGCAAGCTCCTGCGCCAGGAGTGTGCTGCGGGGATCGTCGACATCCGCCGCGGTCGCGACGGGTTGGCCTTCGCGGCGCCGCCGATGGATCGCTACGGCCCGCTGGACGACGAGACGCTCGCGTTCGCCGCCGACAGCCTCGGCGTCGAGCGCGCGGCCGTCGTCGACGCGCACTGGGTCGACAACGGGCCCGGTTGCCTGGCACTGCTGCTCGACTCGGCCGAGCGGGTGCTGGCGATCGACTCGCCGTCGTTCTGCGATCTCGACATCGGCGTCGCCGGGCTCTACGAGGGCGGTGCCACGCCGGCGGTGGAGGTCAGGGCGTTCTTCCCGGTCGCGGGCTCGATGCGCGAGGACCCCGTCACCGGCAGCCTCAACGCATCGCTCGGTCGCTGGCTACTCGACTCGGGCCGCGTCGCGGGCTCCTACGTCGCCTCACAGGGGACCGCCCTCGGGCGCTCTGGCCGGGTCCGGATCGATCCGGAGGGCGAGCGGATCTGGGTCGGCGGAGCGACCCGGACCTACGTCGACGGGTCGATCGACCTCTGA
- a CDS encoding alpha/beta fold hydrolase: protein MSENGNAERSVGGGLDSLLTENSQGPWQRWTPGWAGVKGAAKLLTRPRRLAARTGNLAKDLGKVAIGRSDIEFDKRDRRFKDPAWEGNPVFKRIGQTYLTYARLGDRLISDAELEASDERRVRFAADNVIEALAPTNFPATNPAVVKKTIDTGGRNLRDGLVKFVGDMSSKPRIPEMVDTSAFEVGENIALTEGAVVHRDERFELIQYKPQTEKVYRRPIVVVPPQINKYYIIDLAPERSLVEHLVANGHQVFVMSWKNPGADQADWRLTDYIASTHDAIDIALDITRADKAIGFGICAGGITLSVAAAHMAARGEDKLAALTLGVTILDNEHAGTLSSFADRRLANLAIADSAKRGYLDGRSLAGTFAWLRPSDLVWNYWVNNYLLGKQPPAFDILYWNSDSTNMPAGLHKDFIDISVENALVTPGALEIDGTPIDLSKVEVDSYVVAGIADHIVPWQNAYGTTRLLGSEPRFILSTSGHIAALVNPTDNEKASFQTTNGSGNPETAEEFLEQASKHKGSWWADWVEWLAERSGEQRNKPRKLGNAKHEAICDAPGTYVLEEA from the coding sequence TTGTCGGAGAACGGAAACGCGGAGCGGTCGGTCGGCGGTGGGCTCGACAGCCTGCTGACGGAGAACTCACAGGGTCCGTGGCAGCGCTGGACCCCGGGATGGGCCGGAGTCAAGGGCGCCGCGAAGCTTCTGACGAGGCCGCGGCGACTCGCGGCACGGACGGGCAACCTCGCGAAGGACCTCGGCAAGGTCGCGATCGGGCGCTCGGACATCGAGTTCGACAAGCGCGACCGGCGCTTCAAGGACCCGGCCTGGGAGGGCAACCCCGTCTTCAAGCGGATCGGTCAGACCTACCTCACCTACGCCAGGCTCGGCGACCGGCTGATCTCCGACGCCGAGCTCGAGGCCTCCGACGAGCGTCGCGTCAGGTTCGCCGCCGACAACGTCATCGAGGCGCTGGCGCCGACGAACTTCCCGGCGACCAACCCCGCGGTCGTCAAGAAGACGATCGACACCGGCGGGCGAAACCTGCGCGACGGACTCGTCAAGTTCGTCGGCGACATGTCGTCGAAGCCGCGGATCCCGGAGATGGTCGACACGTCGGCGTTCGAGGTCGGCGAGAACATCGCGCTGACCGAGGGCGCGGTCGTCCATCGCGACGAGCGCTTCGAGCTGATCCAGTACAAGCCGCAGACCGAGAAGGTCTACAGGCGGCCGATCGTGGTCGTGCCGCCGCAGATCAACAAGTACTACATCATCGATCTGGCGCCCGAGCGCAGCCTCGTCGAGCATCTCGTCGCCAACGGCCACCAGGTCTTCGTGATGTCGTGGAAGAACCCCGGCGCCGACCAGGCCGACTGGCGGCTGACCGACTACATCGCCTCGACGCACGATGCGATCGACATCGCGCTCGACATCACGCGGGCCGACAAGGCGATCGGTTTTGGGATCTGCGCCGGCGGGATCACGCTGTCGGTCGCAGCGGCGCACATGGCGGCGAGGGGCGAGGACAAGCTCGCGGCGCTGACGCTCGGCGTGACGATCCTCGACAACGAGCACGCCGGAACGCTGAGCTCGTTCGCCGATCGCCGGCTCGCGAACCTGGCGATCGCCGACTCGGCCAAGCGCGGTTATCTCGACGGGCGCTCGCTGGCCGGCACGTTCGCGTGGCTCCGGCCCAGCGATCTGGTCTGGAACTACTGGGTCAACAACTACCTGCTCGGCAAGCAACCGCCGGCCTTCGACATCCTCTACTGGAACTCCGACTCGACCAACATGCCGGCCGGGCTGCACAAGGACTTCATCGACATCTCGGTCGAGAACGCCCTCGTCACCCCCGGTGCGCTGGAGATCGACGGGACGCCGATCGACCTGTCGAAGGTCGAGGTCGACTCCTACGTCGTGGCGGGCATCGCAGACCACATCGTGCCGTGGCAGAACGCCTACGGGACGACGCGGCTGCTGGGTTCCGAGCCGCGGTTCATCCTCTCGACGAGCGGCCACATCGCGGCGCTCGTCAACCCGACAGACAACGAGAAGGCGAGCTTCCAGACGACGAACGGGTCCGGCAATCCCGAGACCGCGGAGGAGTTCCTCGAGCAGGCGAGCAAGCACAAGGGCTCGTGGTGGGCCGATTGGGTCGAGTGGCTCGCCGAGCGCTCGGGCGAGCAGCGAAACAAGCCGCGCAAGCTCGGTAACGCCAAGCACGAGGCGATCTGCGACGCACCGGGGACTTACGTCCTCGAGGAGGCCTAG
- a CDS encoding acyl-CoA dehydrogenase, with translation MTDTGEIGRGLGTDYFLIRESLSEREIDLLDRTRRFVDEEVLPVIVDHWERAEFPRDLARRLGELGLIGDGIEDDDVPEMSPLAAGLVNMELNRGDGSLGTFLGVQAGLAMRSIADLGSAEQQRRWLGPLARAEAIGAFALTEPDHGSDSVGLETAARREGEEWVLEGRKRWIGNATVADVVVVWARDTDDGEVKGFLVEPASAEGFEATRIEAKGSVRAVWQADIELDGVRVAESSRLPGAESFADTSKVLAATRLTCAFSALGHAVGAYEAALTYALERKQFGKPLVAFQTVQRKLVDMLADVTGMQLYCLQCARLNNDGKLRDTFAGLAKMNNTTKARGVIAQAREVLGGNGILLDNHVIRHMVDIESIHTFEGTADIQALIVGRDVTGVSAFV, from the coding sequence ATGACGGACACCGGCGAGATCGGCCGCGGCCTCGGGACCGACTACTTCCTGATCCGCGAGTCGCTGAGCGAGCGCGAGATCGATCTCCTCGATCGCACACGACGATTCGTCGACGAGGAGGTCCTCCCGGTGATCGTCGATCACTGGGAGCGGGCTGAGTTCCCGCGCGATCTCGCCCGGCGACTCGGCGAGCTGGGCCTGATCGGCGACGGGATCGAGGATGACGACGTTCCAGAGATGAGCCCGCTGGCCGCCGGGCTGGTCAACATGGAGCTCAACCGTGGCGATGGCAGTCTCGGGACCTTCCTCGGCGTGCAGGCCGGACTCGCGATGCGATCGATCGCCGACCTCGGGTCCGCCGAGCAGCAGCGACGCTGGCTCGGCCCTTTGGCCCGAGCCGAGGCGATCGGCGCGTTCGCGCTGACCGAGCCCGACCACGGGTCGGACTCCGTCGGTCTCGAGACCGCGGCGCGTCGCGAAGGCGAGGAGTGGGTGCTCGAAGGGCGAAAGCGCTGGATCGGCAACGCGACGGTCGCCGACGTCGTCGTCGTCTGGGCCCGTGACACCGACGACGGCGAGGTCAAGGGCTTCCTGGTCGAGCCCGCGAGCGCGGAGGGCTTCGAGGCGACGCGGATCGAGGCGAAGGGCTCGGTCAGAGCCGTCTGGCAGGCCGACATCGAGCTCGACGGCGTCCGGGTCGCCGAGAGCTCGCGGCTGCCGGGGGCCGAGTCGTTCGCCGATACTTCCAAGGTCCTGGCCGCGACCCGGCTCACGTGCGCCTTCTCGGCCCTCGGTCACGCCGTCGGCGCCTACGAGGCCGCGCTCACCTACGCCTTGGAGCGCAAGCAGTTCGGCAAGCCGCTCGTGGCCTTCCAGACGGTGCAGCGGAAGCTCGTCGACATGCTCGCCGACGTCACCGGGATGCAGCTCTACTGCCTCCAGTGCGCGCGACTGAACAACGACGGCAAGCTGCGCGACACGTTCGCCGGTCTGGCGAAGATGAACAACACGACGAAGGCCCGGGGCGTGATCGCGCAGGCGCGTGAGGTGCTGGGTGGCAACGGGATCCTGCTCGACAACCACGTCATCCGCCACATGGTCGACATCGAGTCGATCCACACGTTCGAGGGGACCGCGGACATCCAGGCGCTGATCGTCGGCCGCGACGTGACCGGGGTGAGCGCGTTCGTCTGA
- a CDS encoding alpha/beta fold hydrolase: MEHARTSSRPRLYYEDTGNRAGEPFLFITGWTISAAVFEPVAPLYSDRFRVLSFDLRSTGRSERRAGLVSMADLAADAVRVLDDAGIVSAHAFGISMGGMIAQELAIRFPDRVRGLVLAGTWTGGPLAARPRPLEVLGTGRRIAAGSVERRDLWLGPLLFSERFLRERPHRAAELVSYFRAHRAPLWASASQLLGSVYQDTTRRLGEIRSPTLVMHGALDAMVPLPNARFLANRIPDAELAVLDGAGHAFPLEQPEHSRDLLFDWLDRREPIGPGARYDPARARRERIGRPFALPVGAARTGRSLITRALRG, from the coding sequence ATGGAACACGCGCGGACATCGAGCCGTCCGCGGCTCTATTACGAGGACACCGGCAACCGCGCCGGTGAGCCGTTCCTGTTCATCACCGGGTGGACGATCTCCGCCGCGGTGTTCGAGCCGGTGGCGCCGCTCTACTCCGATCGCTTCCGCGTCCTCAGCTTCGACCTGCGCAGCACGGGGCGCTCGGAACGGCGCGCCGGGTTGGTCTCGATGGCGGATCTCGCCGCCGACGCGGTCCGCGTGCTCGACGACGCCGGGATCGTCAGCGCGCACGCGTTCGGGATCTCGATGGGCGGCATGATCGCCCAAGAGCTGGCGATCCGCTTCCCCGACCGCGTCCGCGGCCTCGTTCTCGCCGGGACCTGGACCGGCGGCCCGCTGGCCGCCCGGCCGCGGCCGCTCGAGGTGCTCGGGACGGGGCGCCGGATCGCCGCGGGGTCGGTCGAGCGCCGCGACCTGTGGCTCGGTCCGTTGCTCTTCTCCGAGCGCTTCCTGCGCGAGCGGCCACACCGCGCCGCGGAGCTCGTCTCGTACTTCCGCGCTCACCGGGCCCCGCTCTGGGCGAGTGCCTCGCAGCTCCTCGGCTCCGTCTACCAGGACACGACGCGGCGGCTGGGCGAGATCCGCTCACCGACGCTCGTGATGCACGGCGCGCTCGACGCGATGGTCCCGCTGCCGAACGCCCGCTTCCTCGCCAACCGGATCCCCGACGCCGAGCTGGCCGTGCTCGACGGAGCCGGCCACGCGTTCCCGCTCGAGCAGCCCGAGCACTCGCGCGACCTGCTCTTCGACTGGCTCGACCGCCGCGAGCCAATCGGTCCCGGCGCGAGGTACGACCCCGCTCGCGCGCGTCGCGAGCGGATCGGGCGACCGTTCGCGCTGCCGGTCGGCGCCGCGCGGACGGGAAGAAGCCTGATCACCCGTGCGCTTCGCGGCTAG
- a CDS encoding carboxypeptidase, with amino-acid sequence MKVVALRRGGRIRFALAVSAGLVATTGSIAVGFAAPPAEQGGLGSSQRGAECPTQPTFDSSITSPEEAIPGYPNQVASTDELLAYVERLDSETDRVSAATYGESVAGQPLVYALAGDPADVADPEAVAERQQRLRLGAGSTDQAEATELAESSPAIAWYAGNVHGNEPSGGDAAIQLLYEIAAREDCAAIEIRDELLTGVIPTQNPDGRDDERRENDNGFDLNRDWFARTQPETAAKIDLLRELPPVLFVDAHEMGGRQFFFPPNADPIHHEISPQAVGWINDLYGGANSEAFEARQEPGSESFDFFNYDIYDLLYMGYGDTVPTTAFGAAGMTYEKGGDDTNRQRWLEQRVAGWTTLRTAAQNKRSILMGLWREHRTALAEGRAGKLEPNRVYQPDAEVERQVPDLTIRNYFFSPSNFPEASELVDRLRDFDVEVRRLTAPVQVPGLRRYGRGPRTTRLPAGTYWVPMNQVQKRWVQAILGQDSYVPFPYFYDVTAWSNPLLMNLDAWFTGARVDPEAEPVDAGPQGGLAGDPEASDFAVIDGRSPSQVAAAMRLARDGADVERVGKSSGGIGRGDFAIDLDGVDATQLEDAATDFRTKIRFASGPAPAGKPVGTPSVALYASTQESARQLRFSLRGTWEIPFDVLTGGQVDAGALANGDYDVFVVPGVGTGTLDTAGDEIRDWVNAGGRYIGTGGSGSAGGTAYAIAKRLTTARASRPEELVVPGSMFRVAVSPKSALTLGAPRFAYEFNLGEDVLRPGSASASALRFPRSRSDFFTSGYAEGQSVLRGTSALIDERFGEGEVVLFSGEPNFRAYTEGMSLFLLNAIARPGGAPAAAPDAASARYAAERRTAAASLPEAIGPGRPLRVEVAADDADRASAVLESLGASGIRTALAGDTASLTIPNPSGLDPAEHPFARQIVPALEAAGVPVISAVL; translated from the coding sequence TTGAAGGTCGTCGCGCTTCGCAGAGGGGGCCGGATCCGGTTCGCGCTCGCGGTCTCGGCCGGGCTCGTGGCGACGACCGGGTCGATCGCCGTCGGCTTCGCGGCCCCGCCGGCGGAGCAGGGCGGACTCGGCTCGTCGCAGCGGGGCGCCGAGTGCCCGACGCAGCCGACATTCGACAGCTCGATCACGTCGCCCGAGGAAGCCATCCCCGGCTACCCGAACCAGGTCGCCTCGACCGACGAGCTGCTCGCATACGTCGAGCGGCTCGACTCCGAGACCGACCGCGTTTCCGCCGCGACGTACGGCGAGTCGGTCGCGGGCCAGCCGCTCGTCTACGCGCTCGCCGGTGACCCCGCCGACGTCGCCGACCCAGAGGCGGTCGCCGAACGCCAGCAGCGTCTGCGCCTGGGGGCCGGCTCGACCGATCAGGCCGAGGCGACGGAGCTGGCCGAGAGCTCGCCGGCGATCGCCTGGTACGCGGGCAACGTCCATGGCAACGAACCCTCCGGCGGCGACGCCGCGATCCAGCTGCTGTACGAGATCGCGGCGCGCGAGGACTGCGCGGCGATCGAGATCCGCGACGAGCTGCTGACCGGCGTCATACCGACGCAGAACCCCGACGGTCGCGACGACGAGCGACGCGAGAACGACAACGGCTTCGATCTCAACCGCGACTGGTTCGCCCGCACGCAGCCCGAGACCGCGGCGAAGATCGATCTGCTGCGCGAGCTGCCGCCGGTCCTCTTCGTCGACGCCCACGAGATGGGCGGGAGGCAGTTCTTCTTCCCTCCGAACGCCGATCCGATCCACCACGAGATCAGCCCGCAGGCCGTGGGGTGGATCAACGATCTGTACGGCGGCGCGAACAGCGAGGCGTTCGAGGCGCGTCAGGAGCCGGGCTCCGAGAGCTTCGACTTCTTCAACTACGACATCTACGACCTGCTCTACATGGGCTACGGCGACACGGTCCCGACGACGGCGTTCGGCGCGGCGGGGATGACCTATGAGAAGGGCGGCGACGACACGAATCGCCAGCGCTGGCTCGAGCAGAGGGTGGCCGGCTGGACGACCCTCAGGACGGCGGCCCAGAACAAGCGCTCGATCCTCATGGGCCTCTGGCGCGAGCACCGCACCGCGCTCGCCGAGGGCAGGGCCGGGAAGCTCGAGCCCAACCGCGTCTATCAGCCGGACGCCGAGGTCGAGCGCCAGGTGCCGGACCTGACGATCCGCAACTACTTCTTCTCGCCCTCGAACTTCCCCGAGGCATCCGAGCTCGTCGACCGGCTTCGCGACTTCGACGTCGAGGTGCGGCGCCTGACCGCGCCGGTCCAGGTCCCGGGCCTGCGGCGCTACGGCCGCGGGCCGCGCACGACCCGACTGCCGGCGGGGACCTACTGGGTGCCGATGAACCAGGTCCAGAAGCGCTGGGTCCAGGCGATCCTCGGCCAGGACAGCTACGTCCCGTTCCCCTACTTCTACGACGTCACCGCGTGGTCCAACCCGCTGCTGATGAACCTCGATGCGTGGTTCACCGGGGCTCGCGTCGATCCGGAGGCAGAGCCCGTCGACGCCGGGCCGCAGGGTGGCCTCGCCGGCGATCCGGAGGCCTCGGACTTCGCGGTCATCGACGGCCGCAGCCCGAGTCAGGTCGCGGCGGCGATGCGCCTGGCGCGAGACGGGGCCGACGTCGAGCGGGTCGGGAAGTCGTCCGGAGGCATCGGCCGCGGTGACTTCGCGATCGACCTCGACGGGGTCGACGCGACCCAGCTCGAGGATGCCGCCACCGACTTCCGGACGAAGATCCGGTTCGCGAGCGGGCCGGCCCCCGCCGGCAAGCCGGTCGGCACGCCCTCGGTCGCGCTCTACGCCTCGACCCAGGAATCGGCGCGGCAGCTGCGCTTCAGCCTGCGCGGCACGTGGGAGATCCCGTTCGACGTCCTGACGGGGGGTCAGGTCGACGCCGGGGCACTCGCCAACGGCGACTACGACGTCTTCGTCGTGCCGGGCGTCGGCACCGGCACGCTCGATACGGCGGGCGATGAGATCCGCGACTGGGTGAACGCGGGCGGGCGCTACATCGGCACGGGTGGGTCCGGCTCCGCCGGCGGTACGGCCTACGCGATCGCCAAGCGCCTCACGACCGCGCGTGCCTCGCGCCCCGAGGAGCTGGTCGTGCCAGGCTCGATGTTCCGGGTCGCCGTCTCGCCGAAGTCCGCGCTCACGCTCGGAGCGCCTCGCTTCGCCTACGAGTTCAACCTCGGCGAGGACGTCCTGCGACCGGGGTCTGCCAGCGCGAGCGCGCTGCGCTTCCCGCGGTCGCGCTCGGACTTCTTCACATCGGGCTACGCAGAGGGTCAGTCCGTGCTGCGCGGGACCTCGGCGCTGATCGACGAGCGCTTCGGCGAGGGCGAGGTCGTCCTGTTCTCGGGCGAGCCGAATTTCCGCGCCTACACGGAGGGGATGTCGCTGTTCCTGCTGAACGCGATCGCGCGGCCCGGCGGAGCGCCGGCGGCCGCGCCCGATGCGGCCTCCGCCCGCTATGCGGCCGAGCGCCGGACCGCGGCGGCGTCGCTCCCCGAGGCGATCGGCCCCGGCCGCCCCCTGCGGGTCGAGGTCGCCGCGGACGACGCGGACCGCGCGAGCGCCGTTCTCGAATCGCTCGGCGCCTCCGGCATCAGGACCGCCCTCGCCGGCGACACCGCCTCGCTCACGATCCCGAACCCGTCGGGGCTCGATCCCGCCGAGCATCCATTCGCGCGTCAGATCGTCCCGGCGCTCGAGGCCGCCGGCGTGCCCGTCATCTCGGCGGTGCTCTGA
- a CDS encoding FAD-binding oxidoreductase — protein MTAEQFAELAERVQGPVLTPDDAGYEKEVAAHNLAIVNTPPVVVGATSTQDVAATVAFAAEQGSKVTVLSTGHGAYAPVTEGILLNVRRLDGVDVDPENRVARIGGGAIAGDLIAAAAPHGLAPILGSSATVGVVGYLMGGGLGPLVRSHGFSSDYVRAVTIVVASGEVVRADAEQNTDLLWAVRGGKTGLGVVTELELELAEIPSLYAGGLFFEAEDIETALNGWIDWVPSADENVTSSALVIHFPPFEMVPPPLRGRTLLHVRFAYPGDVSRGEELAAPLRELAPVYMDMLGEMPLGEVARIHNDPPDAGPSWVSGMLLDRIDADFAAALLEVVGPQVEEPTFFAGEVRHIAGRSGSDVPEGSAVGGRGAAFTMNFIAADPSRFAAAPATFDEILAKLGPWMSEQTNINFAGPKRSAEHYASAWPEETFARLNEIRSERDPGGVFAAS, from the coding sequence ATGACCGCCGAGCAATTCGCGGAGCTCGCCGAGCGAGTCCAGGGACCCGTCCTCACGCCGGACGACGCCGGCTACGAGAAGGAGGTCGCGGCCCACAACCTCGCGATCGTCAACACGCCGCCCGTCGTCGTCGGCGCGACCTCGACGCAGGATGTCGCCGCGACGGTGGCGTTCGCGGCCGAGCAGGGGTCGAAGGTGACCGTGCTGTCGACCGGACACGGCGCCTACGCCCCGGTCACCGAAGGCATCCTCCTGAACGTGCGGCGTCTCGATGGGGTCGACGTCGACCCCGAGAACCGGGTCGCGCGGATCGGCGGTGGCGCGATCGCGGGCGACCTGATCGCCGCGGCGGCGCCACACGGGCTGGCCCCGATCCTCGGGTCCTCCGCCACCGTCGGTGTCGTCGGATACCTGATGGGCGGCGGCCTCGGACCGCTCGTCCGCAGTCACGGCTTCTCGTCCGATTACGTCAGGGCGGTCACCATCGTGGTCGCCTCGGGTGAGGTCGTCCGCGCCGATGCCGAGCAGAACACCGACCTCCTGTGGGCCGTTCGCGGCGGCAAGACCGGGCTCGGCGTCGTGACCGAGCTCGAGCTCGAGCTGGCAGAGATACCGAGCCTCTACGCGGGCGGCCTGTTCTTCGAGGCGGAGGACATCGAAACGGCGCTGAACGGATGGATCGACTGGGTCCCGAGCGCTGACGAGAACGTCACGTCGAGCGCGCTCGTGATCCACTTTCCACCGTTCGAGATGGTGCCGCCGCCGCTTCGCGGCAGGACGTTGCTCCACGTGCGATTCGCCTACCCCGGCGACGTCTCGCGCGGCGAGGAGCTCGCCGCACCATTGCGTGAGCTCGCGCCGGTCTACATGGACATGCTCGGCGAGATGCCGCTCGGCGAGGTGGCCCGGATCCACAACGATCCGCCGGATGCCGGGCCGAGCTGGGTCAGCGGCATGCTGCTCGACCGGATCGACGCGGACTTCGCCGCGGCGTTGCTCGAGGTGGTGGGACCGCAGGTCGAGGAACCGACGTTCTTCGCCGGCGAGGTTCGCCACATCGCCGGGCGCTCGGGCTCCGACGTGCCCGAGGGCTCCGCTGTCGGCGGACGCGGCGCGGCGTTCACGATGAACTTCATCGCCGCCGACCCGAGCCGGTTCGCTGCCGCGCCCGCGACGTTCGACGAGATCCTGGCCAAGCTCGGGCCGTGGATGTCCGAGCAGACCAACATCAACTTCGCCGGGCCGAAGCGCTCCGCGGAGCACTACGCGAGCGCCTGGCCCGAGGAAACGTTCGCGCGGCTCAACGAGATCCGCTCCGAGCGCGACCCGGGCGGCGTTTTCGCCGCGAGCTGA